A single genomic interval of Chitinophaga sp. 180180018-3 harbors:
- a CDS encoding TonB-dependent receptor, whose translation MNKFYLRQPAGWLHVIVLLVLLSGVANGQQKTAGIQGTVKDAGGQPAPAVTVMVKGTRKGAVTDGSGMYHINNISPGNYHLLVKCVGFLPQERVINIASGEQLTADFTIEKDLRVLQEIQVNSGYNKFAKKETYNVAKLPLKNLENPQVYNVVPRELLQDQVIMSYNDVLKNVTGVSQSMVNGINSFNLRGFATTSFLRDGMQQAIVNSMEVANIERIEVLKGPSATLFGSMYTSYGGMLNRVTKKPFETFKGEVSYTAGGYGLGRFTLDINTPLNKEKGLFLRTNAAYHTENSFQDAGFTRRLFLSPSLLYKVNDRLSFLVDADIYFQKSNDYRYFVPEASFTRKTPRDLGIDYRKSYTNDDLYETKPSASFFAEARYKISNQWTSRTTMSHTNGSDEGYQVRNEIIRDSVMKRTPSNLRVNDTYMALQQNFNGDFKIGGLRNRIVLGLDYFSYRSNSSAFYLYGFDSVLIRGKDPRYNELTVPVLSAALATKKFVRARSGENTYSAYVSDVLNITDNLNVMASVRLHHYVNDGIYNLTTDTIAQSAYHQTSLSPKFGAVYEIVKDKLSVFGNYMNGFSNNTPYMQPDGTLSSFTPSYANQWETGIKAELFDGKLSSTLSYYHIRVDDVVHYDNTPGRTLYKVQNGGQLSKGIEAEVIANPFKGFNLIAGYAYNDIYTINNNPDVDGLRQWSGPANTANLWLSYHFTNTAVKGLGFGIGGNYNGKAYIKQSRSQGEFYLPEYTVLNAVLSYEQRAYRISLKMDNLTNEVYWGSYFIQMMPRRFSAGVALRFE comes from the coding sequence ATGAATAAATTTTACTTACGCCAACCAGCTGGATGGTTGCATGTGATTGTTTTGCTGGTGCTATTATCCGGGGTTGCCAACGGGCAGCAGAAAACTGCCGGTATACAGGGCACTGTTAAAGATGCCGGCGGCCAGCCTGCGCCGGCGGTTACCGTTATGGTCAAGGGTACCAGAAAGGGCGCTGTTACAGATGGTAGCGGGATGTATCACATCAATAATATTTCTCCCGGGAATTATCATCTGCTGGTGAAATGTGTAGGATTCCTGCCCCAGGAACGTGTGATCAACATCGCATCCGGCGAACAGCTGACTGCCGATTTCACGATAGAAAAGGACCTGCGGGTGCTACAGGAAATCCAGGTCAATTCCGGCTACAACAAATTCGCAAAAAAAGAAACTTATAATGTGGCAAAGCTGCCACTGAAGAACCTGGAGAATCCCCAGGTATACAATGTGGTGCCCAGGGAATTACTGCAAGACCAGGTTATCATGAGCTATAACGACGTATTGAAAAACGTCACCGGCGTAAGCCAGTCGATGGTGAATGGCATCAATTCCTTTAACCTGCGCGGCTTTGCCACCACCAGCTTTCTGAGAGACGGCATGCAGCAGGCCATCGTGAACAGTATGGAAGTTGCCAATATTGAACGGATTGAAGTACTGAAGGGGCCTTCGGCCACCTTGTTTGGTTCGATGTACACTTCCTATGGCGGTATGCTGAACCGGGTGACCAAGAAGCCTTTCGAAACCTTTAAAGGAGAGGTTTCCTATACTGCCGGCGGCTATGGGCTGGGCCGGTTTACGCTGGATATAAATACACCACTGAACAAAGAAAAAGGTCTTTTCCTGCGTACCAATGCGGCTTATCATACGGAGAACAGTTTCCAGGATGCCGGATTTACCCGGCGGTTGTTCCTGTCTCCTTCCCTGCTGTATAAAGTAAACGACCGGCTGTCGTTTTTGGTAGATGCAGACATCTATTTTCAGAAATCCAATGATTACAGGTACTTTGTTCCGGAGGCTTCATTCACAAGAAAAACTCCCCGCGACCTGGGCATTGACTACCGGAAGTCTTACACCAACGACGACCTGTATGAAACCAAGCCTTCCGCCAGCTTCTTCGCAGAAGCCAGGTATAAAATATCCAATCAATGGACTTCCCGCACCACCATGTCGCATACCAATGGTTCAGATGAGGGCTACCAGGTCAGAAATGAAATCATCAGGGATTCTGTGATGAAACGCACGCCCAGTAACCTGAGGGTAAATGATACCTACATGGCCTTACAACAGAACTTCAACGGCGATTTTAAAATAGGCGGTTTGCGCAATCGCATCGTGCTGGGGTTGGATTACTTCTCTTACAGATCTAACAGCTCGGCCTTTTATCTGTATGGATTCGACTCGGTACTGATCCGGGGCAAGGATCCGAGGTACAACGAACTGACGGTGCCAGTGCTTAGTGCCGCCCTGGCGACCAAAAAATTTGTGCGGGCCAGGTCGGGCGAAAACACCTACAGCGCCTATGTTTCGGATGTGTTGAATATTACAGACAACCTGAATGTAATGGCCAGTGTACGGTTGCATCACTACGTTAATGACGGCATTTATAACCTCACTACGGATACTATTGCCCAAAGCGCTTATCATCAGACTTCCCTGTCGCCTAAGTTCGGCGCCGTTTATGAAATCGTGAAAGACAAGCTCTCTGTTTTTGGTAACTATATGAATGGCTTCAGCAATAATACTCCATACATGCAGCCCGATGGTACCCTGAGCAGCTTTACGCCCAGCTATGCGAACCAGTGGGAAACGGGGATCAAAGCGGAGCTGTTCGACGGAAAACTGAGCAGCACCCTGAGCTATTATCATATCCGGGTAGATGATGTGGTTCACTACGATAATACTCCCGGCCGCACACTGTATAAAGTGCAGAATGGCGGACAGCTCAGCAAGGGAATAGAGGCAGAAGTAATTGCCAATCCCTTCAAAGGATTTAATCTGATTGCCGGTTATGCCTACAATGACATCTATACCATCAACAACAATCCGGATGTAGACGGGCTCCGTCAGTGGTCCGGACCAGCCAATACGGCTAATCTCTGGCTTAGCTACCATTTTACCAATACCGCGGTCAAAGGCCTGGGTTTTGGTATCGGGGGCAACTATAACGGTAAAGCCTATATTAAACAGAGCCGGAGCCAGGGTGAGTTTTATTTACCGGAATATACCGTGCTGAATGCGGTATTGAGCTATGAGCAGCGCGCTTACAGGATTAGCCTGAAAATGGATAACCTGACCAATGAGGTATACTGGGGCAGTTATTTCATCCAGATGATGCCGCGCCGCTTCAGCGCTGGTGTTGCGCTCAGGTTTGAGTAG
- a CDS encoding HAMP domain-containing sensor histidine kinase has product MPRGIKQFLIDRVIHCWNSIVNVGVHPAMPFIESRRTKLLNLLALPSIPFMLVFSIVNTVQGRYVLSLFNFLDALISIMILVFHKYGKYLTARLVLIYCSIVVYTITGLCFRNGAEYFLLNILVITVLIYDNRRIVIGVSIIIIAAFVAIVLLPQPAYLGPVVPQQRVWANVGVSLFFLVLALSFFKYIQSDYQREVEQHREDLLAMNKDKEKLFSIVAHDIRSPLATLESLLDMFRRGLYDRENMGEAAEMLHERVSQLGGTLDNVLRWSARSMRGIQTKPRHFLLAPVLTEVLQFFKLIIAQKEITVDVQLSVAAALYADRDQVSVILRNLVSNALKFSRTGGRVELTAVNDGNQVVIRITDCGVGMDNQRLKSLFTTQQLPAFGTGGERGTGLGLLLCRDFIKQNNGAIEVESSPDMGTCFTIYLPKGDAPAGDAIIPN; this is encoded by the coding sequence ATGCCTAGGGGAATAAAGCAGTTTCTCATTGACCGTGTAATACATTGCTGGAACAGCATCGTGAATGTTGGGGTGCACCCGGCCATGCCTTTTATTGAATCAAGGCGCACGAAACTATTGAATTTACTGGCGCTTCCGTCTATTCCCTTCATGTTGGTTTTTTCAATAGTGAATACTGTCCAGGGACGTTACGTACTCTCTCTGTTCAATTTTTTAGACGCGTTGATCTCCATCATGATACTGGTATTTCATAAATACGGGAAATACCTTACTGCAAGACTGGTCCTGATTTACTGCAGTATAGTGGTTTACACGATCACGGGTTTGTGTTTTCGCAACGGGGCAGAATATTTTTTGCTGAATATACTGGTCATCACGGTGCTGATTTATGATAACCGGCGGATTGTGATCGGGGTAAGTATTATTATCATTGCTGCTTTTGTAGCAATTGTACTGTTGCCGCAGCCGGCTTACCTGGGCCCGGTGGTACCCCAGCAGCGGGTATGGGCCAATGTAGGGGTTTCGCTGTTCTTTCTGGTGCTGGCACTTAGTTTCTTCAAATACATACAATCCGACTATCAGCGGGAGGTAGAGCAGCACCGGGAGGACTTGCTGGCGATGAATAAAGACAAGGAAAAACTGTTTTCCATTGTGGCCCATGATATACGCAGCCCGCTGGCCACCCTGGAAAGCCTGCTGGATATGTTTCGCAGAGGATTGTACGACCGGGAAAATATGGGAGAAGCTGCTGAGATGTTGCACGAACGGGTGTCGCAGCTGGGAGGAACACTGGATAATGTGTTGAGATGGAGTGCCCGCAGTATGCGCGGGATCCAGACAAAGCCCAGGCATTTTCTGCTGGCGCCGGTGCTGACGGAAGTCCTGCAGTTTTTTAAACTGATTATAGCGCAGAAGGAGATTACGGTAGATGTACAACTTTCGGTGGCTGCTGCCCTGTATGCAGACCGTGACCAGGTATCTGTCATATTGCGCAACCTCGTCAGTAATGCCTTAAAGTTCAGCCGTACAGGAGGCCGGGTGGAGCTGACGGCAGTGAACGATGGTAACCAGGTAGTGATCCGTATCACGGACTGTGGTGTAGGTATGGACAATCAGCGGTTGAAATCACTTTTTACAACCCAGCAGCTCCCTGCTTTTGGCACCGGCGGGGAAAGAGGAACAGGCCTCGGACTGTTATTATGCAGGGATTTTATAAAGCAGAATAATGGCGCCATCGAGGTGGAAAGCAGTCCGGATATGGGAACCTGCTTTACCATATACCTGCCCAAAGGCGACGCTCCGGCCGGAGACGCCATTATTCCCAATTAA
- a CDS encoding AAA family ATPase — translation MKEIIRNECSIITGGPGMGKTTLIAALQDQGYMTVPESGREIIREQVAAGGDALPWANRQEFAWEMFRRDLTRFLQLPVQTGRVFFDRGFPDTIGYLELCGLDVPAEMPEAAMRYRYHSQVFLTPPWEEIYRQDAERKQSFEEAVATCNKIQEVYERLGYKVVVLPKASVAERVKIATNS, via the coding sequence ATGAAAGAGATAATAAGGAACGAGTGTTCCATTATTACCGGAGGCCCCGGCATGGGGAAAACCACCCTTATAGCAGCCTTACAGGATCAGGGCTATATGACCGTTCCGGAAAGCGGGCGGGAAATTATCCGGGAGCAGGTAGCTGCTGGCGGAGATGCCCTTCCCTGGGCCAACCGGCAGGAATTTGCCTGGGAGATGTTCCGTCGCGATCTGACCCGTTTTCTGCAGCTGCCCGTGCAAACAGGCAGGGTATTTTTTGATCGTGGTTTCCCCGATACCATCGGATACCTGGAGCTGTGCGGTCTTGATGTGCCAGCCGAAATGCCGGAAGCAGCCATGCGATACCGCTATCATTCCCAGGTATTTCTCACGCCGCCCTGGGAGGAGATCTACAGGCAGGATGCAGAACGTAAGCAGTCCTTTGAAGAAGCCGTGGCTACCTGTAATAAAATACAGGAAGTATATGAACGCCTGGGATACAAGGTGGTGGTGCTTCCTAAGGCTTCCGTGGCGGAGCGGGTAAAAATAGCAACTAACAGCTAA